Part of the Oncorhynchus tshawytscha isolate Ot180627B linkage group LG23, Otsh_v2.0, whole genome shotgun sequence genome, CCACTCCAGGACTCGGGGTCAGAGATCCTGACAGCCAGAGACATGTGTGTGGCCTACTGTTCTGTGGCAGAGATCTACTTCACTGACCTCTGGTAACACAAAAGTCATATATACATTTTTGTTACCTGAAAGGCCTGTTGTGTATTGAATTTACAGATTTGTTTGTGTAGTATGGAGGACAGGGCAGGAGATCAGTGTCGAGACGCCATAGAGAGAGTGCTGACCTATCACCCTGACAACCCAGAGGCTCTACAGCTGATGGCCAGCTACCTGTTCAGTACAGAGAAGAAccaggtccacacacacacacacacacacacactgtatggcTATAAATCAGAGGATGGTATGTCTCACGCTAAATTATCATCTTGTTAAAGCAGCGATCAGATTATCAGATTAATCAGATCAGATTAATTAATGTGAGAAAATGGAATCATATGCCATTAATCTGCtgagctagacacacacacatgaatcaGTTTATGACAGATATTAATGCAGAATTGGTTATGAAGCAGATACATTTGGGCACAGGGATCACATCTgacaaagagaggaggaggaaagatggggggagagagagagcaaaagaaagtgttaaggggagagagaaaaatggtCTATAACTGAACAATCAGAGCATTTGCAATTGCCTTACAATTTTAGGATAATCTGCTAGTCCTAGCACTGCAATGAGACAGGCCTCCAATTATTCGGCAAGCCTTAATCTTTAGGGAGCAACAATAACAGCTAGCTAGGTATTTAGTCCTAAATGACTCTAACATTTCAAAGAGGGGACGAGTTTTGGAATACTGCAGATTTTCTCAAGGTTACTTTTGATAATATCTCCTCCAGCCACCAGATGGCACTGTGGGTCTAACCAGATGGAGTTGATTTGACAGTTCAGGGGAGCAGATGTCTGATTTTCTGTGTGTGTAGGAGGGGAGGGAGTACCTGATGAGGAGTGTGGATGCATGGCTACCTGCCCTGAAACAGAGTGACGCTCCACCCAGCAGAGAGGACATAgaggaggaacacacacaggtgagagacacacacacacacaggtgagtcaGACAACCCAGAGCATAAAAGCCAAGTCAGAGGGCCAACTTatcgctctgtctgtgtgtgtctgtgtgagagagattctgtgagtgagtgcgtgtgtgtctaATTGGTGTTGTTCCCTTTCCAGAGTGGCTTCCCACCGTATGAATCCCGCATCACCATGGCCAAACTCCTCATAGAGGCAGAAGAGTACGAGGTAGGAATATATGTGTGTAGGATGAGTTTCCTCTTTGAAAAGGCCAGTGCTCTGTATTCTTTATCTTTGCCAGAGATCATCTTCAATAATAGAGGAGTGGTCTTTACCCAGAGAGCGAGGtaaatggagggaggaatggagataAGAGGATAGAGGGCTTTAGAAATgatctggagggagaggggtggaaaggtgtgtgtgtctgacacattgtttgtcttcatcCTCCTGCATGTGTCAGCaagccgcacgcacacacacgcacacacacacacacacacacacacacacacacacacacacacacacacacacacacacacacacacacacacacacacacactaactacagACTCAGTGCCTCTATTGAGGAATCAGACACAattgaggaggaggagatgaggatgaaGATGGCTGTGAGCTTGGAAACATTCACCACGATAACAACAATATGGAAGAAGCAGATAACTGGAGAACAGGAGATGCCTGACAAGATAACTCAGAGCTAGAATAACAGACTATTTTAGTCTTCTATTGTTAAAAGTTTCTACACAGCAGTGGTAAAACCCAGAGGCAAGTCATTAACATTGCAGTTTtcatacaacaacaacacacacatcgGAATCGAATAGGGAATCCGTTGTTAAACAGCGGACAAGAAGCATTTGACCCAagtagagca contains:
- the LOC112222825 gene encoding probable assembly chaperone of rpl4 isoform X2, with translation MLEKHAQATAGAGAEAAAFPLQDSGSEILTARDMCVAYCSVAEIYFTDLCMEDRAGDQCRDAIERVLTYHPDNPEALQLMASYLFSTEKNQEGREYLMRSVDAWLPALKQSDAPPSREDIEEEHTQSGFPPYESRITMAKLLIEAEEYE
- the LOC112222825 gene encoding probable assembly chaperone of rpl4 isoform X1; this translates as MLEKHAQATAGAGAEAAAFPLQDSGSEILTARDMCVAYCSVAEIYFTDLCMEDRAGDQCRDAIERVLTYHPDNPEALQLMASYLFSTEKNQEGREYLMRSVDAWLPALKQSDAPPSREDIEEEHTQSGFPPYESRITMAKLLIEAEEYEQ